In Paenibacillus ihbetae, the following are encoded in one genomic region:
- a CDS encoding LysM peptidoglycan-binding domain-containing protein produces MKIHIVKVGDTLYELSKKFDVPLTKIIDANPQLVDPNKLDVGAKIKIPTEPVPVPGGSQPIIHKHTVKQGDSLWKLSKAWGVTLKEIIDANPQLKNPNALLVGEIVNIPSSGIYTETGDSDGITMSAEVAPGKKKPGSKDYTGVKEEITQPVPQPPVAPPQPMPEPPVLPKLPEIAPLPEEPKKVEPEYKPEIKPEIKPEIKLEYKPEIKPEFKLEYKPEYKPEFKPEFKPEYKPEYKPFEPEQMYPLKTMPMPHPVLPADDPCPKVADFPVQPFMHPCPEFPIHHVPDHPCLGPYQHHHHHGYHEPQFTMPQYVYPESPCGCHEPVKWHGESVHPYYHMPQPAVPASYGDAWGIPAEGYPGVSGDPVGMEYSQISVSESYTAGATSNYMPYPEHQGISPLGYASSPCGCQGGEVSPFYGMPQNSYPYAHQGGAEHAMPYNWQHGAMNSSGAYSVPSEPLGAFGANPSFVNPYEQMWIDRQNEEQGVGIASSFTEDASPANHSVEESDQEAEIRDAVIEENSKAPKAKVHRQTGGKASRTAAKKTRKPQSAKNKQQNPWIKG; encoded by the coding sequence GTGAAGATACACATCGTCAAGGTAGGCGACACCCTATATGAGCTGTCCAAAAAATTTGACGTACCGTTAACGAAAATCATCGATGCCAACCCGCAGCTGGTCGATCCGAATAAGCTTGATGTCGGGGCTAAAATTAAAATTCCGACAGAGCCCGTTCCGGTACCTGGCGGCAGCCAGCCAATTATCCATAAGCATACGGTAAAACAAGGGGACTCCTTGTGGAAGCTGTCCAAAGCCTGGGGAGTAACCCTGAAAGAAATTATCGATGCCAACCCGCAGCTTAAAAATCCGAATGCCCTTTTAGTGGGAGAGATTGTCAATATTCCTTCGTCGGGCATTTATACGGAGACGGGAGATAGCGATGGCATTACGATGAGTGCTGAAGTCGCTCCGGGTAAAAAGAAGCCGGGAAGCAAGGATTATACGGGCGTGAAAGAAGAAATTACCCAGCCCGTACCGCAGCCGCCGGTGGCCCCGCCACAGCCAATGCCAGAGCCGCCTGTGTTACCGAAGCTTCCGGAGATTGCGCCTTTGCCGGAGGAGCCTAAAAAGGTAGAGCCGGAGTACAAACCGGAGATTAAGCCCGAGATTAAACCGGAGATTAAACTCGAGTATAAACCGGAGATTAAACCCGAATTTAAACTAGAATACAAACCGGAGTATAAGCCAGAGTTCAAGCCAGAATTTAAACCGGAGTATAAACCGGAATACAAGCCTTTTGAGCCGGAGCAAATGTATCCGTTAAAGACAATGCCGATGCCGCATCCGGTTCTTCCAGCCGATGATCCATGCCCGAAGGTTGCTGACTTCCCGGTCCAACCTTTCATGCATCCATGTCCGGAGTTTCCGATTCATCATGTTCCGGATCATCCATGTCTTGGTCCGTACCAACATCACCACCATCATGGATATCATGAGCCTCAGTTTACGATGCCGCAATACGTCTATCCGGAATCTCCATGCGGGTGCCACGAGCCGGTAAAATGGCATGGAGAGAGTGTTCATCCATACTATCATATGCCGCAGCCAGCCGTTCCGGCATCCTATGGAGACGCCTGGGGAATTCCGGCGGAAGGCTATCCTGGAGTGTCCGGAGATCCGGTCGGAATGGAGTATTCCCAGATTTCCGTTTCCGAGTCCTATACCGCAGGAGCAACTTCTAACTATATGCCGTATCCAGAACATCAAGGGATTTCGCCGCTTGGGTATGCCTCATCTCCTTGCGGCTGCCAGGGCGGAGAAGTGAGTCCTTTTTACGGGATGCCTCAAAACAGTTATCCATATGCTCACCAGGGGGGAGCGGAGCATGCCATGCCTTATAATTGGCAGCATGGTGCCATGAATTCGTCGGGTGCCTACAGCGTTCCTTCGGAACCGCTTGGAGCTTTCGGCGCAAATCCATCATTCGTGAACCCTTATGAACAGATGTGGATAGACCGTCAAAATGAAGAACAAGGAGTCGGAATTGCTTCAAGCTTTACGGAAGATGCTTCTCCAGCGAATCATTCCGTTGAAGAGAGCGATCAGGAAGCTGAAATTCGTGACGCTGTGATTGAAGAGAACAGTAAGGCGCCCAAGGCAAAGGTTCATCGTCAGACGGGGGGGAAAGCCTCCAGAACTGCAGCCAAGAAAACACGGAAGCCGCAGTCGGCAAAGAACAAACAGCAAAACCCATGGATAAAAGGATAA
- the ruvA gene encoding Holliday junction branch migration protein RuvA, translated as MIDFLRGQVVHLESEYIVLDVHGVGYRVFCPNPYAFAKMEGVVTVYTHHHVREDAILLFGFPTREEQRLFRKLIEVSGIGPRVALGILGGGSPDHVVSAIYQENISFLIKLPGIGKKTAQRMILDLKDKLDGFSDAAMATGLFALQEEQPEENGSAWTEAREGLKALGYTDSELDKVWLKIKDTIGSGESVDVLMKRALQQLYAG; from the coding sequence ATGATAGATTTTTTACGTGGACAGGTCGTCCATCTTGAGAGTGAATATATCGTGCTGGATGTCCATGGTGTGGGGTATCGCGTCTTCTGCCCGAATCCGTATGCCTTTGCCAAAATGGAAGGGGTCGTCACGGTGTATACCCACCATCATGTGCGCGAGGATGCGATTCTGCTGTTCGGCTTCCCGACGCGCGAAGAGCAGCGCTTGTTCCGCAAGCTCATCGAAGTATCCGGCATCGGCCCGCGGGTGGCGCTCGGAATATTGGGCGGCGGCTCGCCGGATCACGTTGTATCGGCAATCTATCAAGAGAACATTTCGTTCCTGATCAAGCTGCCGGGCATCGGCAAGAAGACCGCCCAGCGCATGATTCTGGATCTGAAGGACAAGCTGGACGGCTTCAGCGATGCCGCAATGGCGACAGGACTGTTTGCCCTTCAAGAGGAGCAGCCGGAGGAAAACGGTTCGGCTTGGACCGAGGCCCGGGAAGGGTTGAAGGCGCTCGGATACACGGACAGCGAATTGGATAAGGTATGGCTCAAGATTAAGGATACCATCGGCAGCGGAGAATCGGTCGATGTATTGATGAAACGGGCACTGCAGCAGCTGTATGCCGGTTAA
- the ruvC gene encoding crossover junction endodeoxyribonuclease RuvC — translation MRILGIDPGIAIVGFGFIDKTGSKVSPVQYGCIQTEAHTPEEERLHQVYEGMLQLIDKYEPEAVAFEKLFFNRNVTTAMTVSQARGVLILAAVQRGLPIAEYTPMQVKQAIVGYGKAEKKQVQEMVRMYLKLASIPKPDDVADALAVAICHAHSYTLNSRLNEVLRK, via the coding sequence TTGCGTATTTTAGGCATTGACCCGGGGATTGCCATCGTTGGCTTCGGGTTTATCGATAAGACGGGGAGCAAGGTGTCACCGGTGCAGTACGGCTGTATCCAGACCGAAGCGCATACACCCGAAGAGGAAAGACTTCACCAGGTTTATGAGGGCATGCTGCAGTTGATTGATAAATATGAGCCGGAAGCGGTGGCTTTCGAGAAGCTTTTTTTTAACCGGAATGTAACGACGGCGATGACAGTATCCCAGGCTAGAGGCGTGCTCATTCTGGCTGCCGTTCAGCGGGGACTTCCTATTGCCGAGTACACGCCTATGCAGGTTAAGCAGGCGATTGTCGGCTACGGGAAAGCGGAGAAGAAGCAGGTGCAGGAAATGGTAAGGATGTACCTGAAGCTCGCGAGCATACCGAAGCCGGACGACGTGGCTGATGCGCTTGCTGTCGCTATATGTCACGCCCATTCGTATACGCTAAATTCCAGATTAAACGAGGTATTGCGAAAATGA
- the pheA gene encoding prephenate dehydratase — translation MKKIALLPSGSVSHEAIRYLLGDQPVELVHYKLISDVFMSTVEGKSDYSVIPIENTIEGSVSLHMDWLVNEVDMPMQVEWVYPSIQNLIGNASEFRGSEGAMDFSKITKIWSHQVATAQCRQFLAKAAPQAELEQVGSTSEGVKIVKENPGKGWAAIGTSLGAEKHGLDLLAERITDHDNNYTRFVLIGREPIAIDRSPEHVKTSILVTLPEDVPGALHQVLSAFAWRRLNLTRIESRPTKKKLGNYYFYIDVMAAADSVLLTAAMGEIEALGCQVRTLGSYPSYAYESEKMGVK, via the coding sequence ATGAAAAAAATAGCCTTGTTGCCCTCAGGATCGGTATCTCATGAAGCGATACGATATCTTCTTGGCGATCAGCCTGTCGAGCTCGTCCACTACAAACTGATCTCTGATGTGTTCATGTCTACGGTCGAAGGCAAGAGTGATTATAGCGTAATTCCGATTGAGAATACGATTGAGGGCTCCGTAAGCCTCCATATGGATTGGCTTGTCAACGAGGTGGATATGCCGATGCAGGTGGAGTGGGTGTATCCGTCGATTCAAAATTTAATCGGCAATGCGTCGGAATTCCGCGGATCGGAGGGGGCGATGGATTTCAGTAAAATTACGAAAATCTGGTCCCATCAGGTTGCGACCGCCCAGTGCCGCCAATTCCTGGCCAAAGCCGCCCCTCAGGCGGAGCTTGAACAGGTAGGCAGCACGTCCGAAGGCGTTAAAATCGTAAAAGAAAATCCGGGCAAAGGGTGGGCGGCCATCGGAACATCCCTCGGTGCAGAGAAGCATGGATTGGATCTGCTTGCAGAGCGGATTACGGATCACGACAACAATTACACCCGGTTCGTGCTGATCGGCCGTGAGCCGATCGCGATTGACCGTTCACCGGAGCATGTCAAGACGAGCATTCTGGTTACGTTGCCGGAGGATGTGCCGGGTGCGCTGCATCAGGTGCTTTCGGCATTTGCGTGGAGACGGCTGAACCTGACCCGAATCGAATCCCGGCCGACCAAGAAAAAGCTCGGCAACTATTATTTCTATATAGATGTAATGGCTGCTGCCGATTCCGTTCTGCTGACGGCTGCCATGGGAGAAATCGAAGCACTCGGATGCCAAGTCCGCACGCTTGGATCGTATCCGAGTTACGCCTACGAAAGCGAGAAAATGGGGGTAAAGTAA
- the thrB gene encoding homoserine kinase yields the protein MSLSQGLRVKVPASTANLGPGFDTLGMALSLYSWIELKPADRTEIHLHGDEMKGLPVDKSNMIYKVAQMVFDEAGESVPELEVSMYSDIPLARGLGSSASAIVGALYAANALIGSPLSESKLFDMATALEKHPDNVGASLFGGIITAAWDGKHADYIRIEPPARLGTVVVIPDFHLATSKAREALPAQVNLADAVYNISRSSLMTAALSAGRLDLVRAAMQDRIHQPYRAPLVPGMPRILAEAPDQGALGVALSGAGPTIIAFVDRDDRRVDDLKAYLVRAMEAEGIPSSCFSLDPAAEGVQIMDDINNRSFLDMIRGEVTA from the coding sequence ATGAGTTTGTCCCAAGGCTTGAGGGTTAAGGTTCCGGCCAGCACGGCCAACCTTGGTCCAGGTTTTGATACGCTCGGCATGGCATTGTCACTTTACTCCTGGATCGAGCTGAAACCTGCTGATCGTACCGAAATTCATCTCCACGGAGATGAGATGAAGGGCTTGCCGGTCGACAAAAGCAACATGATCTATAAAGTGGCGCAAATGGTGTTCGATGAAGCAGGAGAATCGGTTCCCGAGCTTGAAGTATCGATGTATTCCGATATTCCGCTGGCGCGGGGACTCGGCAGCAGCGCTTCCGCCATCGTTGGCGCTTTATATGCGGCGAATGCGTTGATCGGCTCTCCGTTATCGGAGTCCAAGCTGTTCGATATGGCGACTGCCCTTGAGAAGCATCCGGACAACGTGGGCGCATCGTTGTTTGGCGGCATTATTACAGCGGCATGGGATGGCAAGCATGCGGATTATATCCGGATCGAACCGCCAGCCCGCCTCGGGACCGTGGTCGTCATTCCTGATTTCCACTTGGCCACCTCCAAGGCGAGGGAGGCGCTGCCTGCCCAGGTCAATTTGGCGGATGCCGTATATAATATTAGTCGATCGTCCTTAATGACGGCTGCTCTGTCGGCTGGCCGCTTGGATCTTGTCCGGGCAGCGATGCAGGACCGCATTCACCAGCCTTACCGGGCACCGCTCGTGCCCGGGATGCCGAGAATCCTGGCGGAAGCGCCTGATCAAGGCGCACTGGGGGTCGCGCTCAGCGGAGCTGGCCCGACGATTATCGCGTTCGTGGATCGTGATGATCGGCGTGTGGATGATCTCAAGGCTTACTTGGTGAGAGCGATGGAGGCCGAAGGCATCCCGTCCTCGTGCTTCAGTCTGGACCCGGCAGCCGAGGGCGTCCAGATTATGGACGACATCAACAACAGATCCTTTTTGGATATGATTAGAGGGGAAGTAACCGCATGA
- the thrC gene encoding threonine synthase, producing MPYEGLLQTYKEYLPVNDQTPLLTLKEGNTPLIRAENLSEELGIDLHFKFEGLNPTGSFKDRGMVMAVAKAMEEGSRTIMCASTGNTSAAAAAYAARGGLNCIVIIPNNNIALGKLAQAMIYGAKVIAIDGNFDRALEIVREITAKHPITLVNSVNPYRIEGQKTAAFEVVDQLGKAPDVLAIPVGNAGNISAYWKGFKEYHAAGKAASLPKMLGFEAEGAMAIVKGEPIPNPETVATAIRIGNPASWKTAVAAAEESRGQINYVTDGEILEAYRKIASREGIFAEPGSAASIAGVYKMKREGYFKGGESVVCVLTGHGLKDPNIAISTVQSEPLVVSDTESAVMEAIAKLEGAAQV from the coding sequence ATGCCGTACGAAGGATTACTTCAAACTTATAAAGAATATTTACCCGTCAATGACCAGACCCCGCTGCTAACCCTTAAGGAGGGGAATACGCCGCTGATCCGTGCCGAGAACCTGTCGGAGGAGCTTGGAATCGACCTGCATTTTAAATTTGAAGGACTGAATCCTACAGGCTCCTTTAAAGACCGAGGGATGGTCATGGCGGTAGCCAAGGCGATGGAGGAAGGAAGCCGCACCATTATGTGCGCCTCGACCGGCAACACCTCCGCTGCAGCTGCTGCTTATGCGGCACGCGGCGGATTGAACTGCATCGTCATTATCCCGAACAACAATATTGCCTTGGGCAAGCTTGCACAAGCGATGATCTATGGCGCTAAAGTCATTGCCATCGACGGCAACTTTGACCGTGCACTGGAAATCGTGCGGGAGATCACGGCCAAGCATCCGATTACGCTCGTCAACTCCGTGAACCCGTACCGGATCGAGGGACAGAAGACGGCTGCTTTCGAAGTGGTCGATCAGCTGGGGAAAGCGCCGGACGTGCTGGCGATCCCGGTGGGCAATGCGGGCAATATCTCCGCGTATTGGAAGGGATTCAAAGAATACCATGCAGCCGGCAAGGCGGCTTCGCTGCCTAAGATGCTCGGGTTTGAGGCCGAAGGGGCCATGGCCATCGTGAAAGGCGAGCCGATTCCTAATCCGGAAACGGTCGCAACGGCAATCCGAATCGGCAATCCGGCCAGCTGGAAAACGGCGGTAGCCGCAGCCGAGGAGTCCCGCGGGCAGATTAACTACGTTACCGACGGGGAAATATTGGAAGCCTACCGCAAAATCGCGTCACGTGAAGGAATCTTTGCCGAGCCGGGTTCCGCGGCTTCGATTGCAGGCGTATATAAAATGAAACGGGAAGGATATTTTAAAGGCGGGGAATCCGTCGTCTGCGTTTTGACCGGACATGGATTGAAGGATCCGAACATCGCGATTTCGACGGTCCAATCGGAACCGCTGGTCGTATCCGATACGGAGTCCGCGGTTATGGAAGCCATCGCGAAGCTTGAAGGGGCTGCGCAGGTATGA
- a CDS encoding BofC C-terminal domain-containing protein: MSVFQFLRKVFRKRRRRWRRAIWSTSILAAAMILIWSGQTLKDQMNMLLTGSDREKPLALETMHYLQIEEEKQEERTHEQRKFMQELNASKGKKKVHLRTTYVCGVEEQNIGRLNADGIYELMNTNPLWQGRLDDKGEVWLEQTVSDLSPNCKKQAYVSVDASGNLTLFEGPPEEEKVLRTFFQLDLGSMESSLPKDVIRQLQEGIRIQDMDEYNSVLSTFSDYARDMAENVMKPSS; the protein is encoded by the coding sequence TTGAGTGTTTTTCAATTCTTAAGAAAAGTGTTCCGCAAACGACGGAGACGCTGGAGACGGGCCATCTGGTCTACTTCCATCCTGGCTGCAGCCATGATCCTGATTTGGTCAGGACAGACGCTGAAGGATCAAATGAATATGCTGCTGACCGGCAGCGACCGCGAGAAACCGCTCGCCCTCGAGACGATGCATTATTTGCAGATTGAAGAGGAGAAGCAAGAGGAGCGGACCCATGAGCAGAGAAAGTTTATGCAGGAACTGAACGCATCGAAAGGGAAGAAGAAGGTCCATTTGCGCACTACCTATGTATGCGGGGTTGAAGAGCAGAATATCGGGCGCCTGAATGCAGACGGCATCTATGAACTGATGAATACAAACCCATTATGGCAGGGCCGCCTGGATGATAAAGGGGAAGTCTGGCTGGAGCAAACGGTATCCGATCTCTCCCCCAACTGCAAGAAGCAAGCGTACGTGAGCGTGGATGCCAGCGGAAATTTAACTTTGTTTGAAGGCCCCCCGGAAGAAGAGAAGGTGCTCCGGACCTTTTTCCAATTAGATCTCGGGTCGATGGAGTCCTCCTTGCCAAAGGATGTCATTCGGCAGCTTCAGGAAGGGATCCGGATTCAGGATATGGATGAATACAATAGCGTCTTGTCGACGTTCAGTGATTATGCGCGGGATATGGCCGAAAATGTAATGAAGCCCAGCTCCTGA
- the ilvE gene encoding branched-chain-amino-acid transaminase gives MSEQWIYLDGEFVTKENAKVSVFDHGFLYGDGIFEGIRIYNGNIFKCKEHLDRLYDSAKSIDLVIPLAYDELLEAMAETIRRNDMRDGYIRLVVSRGAGNLGLDPRRCPKPTVLIIVEQLAIYSEEAYLNGLRAVSVAQRRNIPDALNPKIKSLNYLNNILVKIQSNFAGADEAIMMNAQGYVTEGSGDNIFIVKNGVVTTPPCYLGALEGITRQAIIELCGKLGIPLKEEPFSMHDVYIADEVFFTGTAAEVIAAREIDGRTIGKGQAGPITLQLLEEFRKIVEIDGYKVWES, from the coding sequence ATGTCTGAGCAATGGATCTATTTAGACGGAGAATTTGTCACGAAAGAGAATGCGAAAGTTTCGGTATTTGATCACGGCTTCCTGTACGGGGACGGCATTTTCGAAGGCATCCGGATTTATAACGGCAACATCTTCAAATGCAAAGAGCATTTGGACCGTTTATACGATTCGGCCAAGTCTATCGATCTTGTGATTCCATTGGCCTATGATGAGCTGCTGGAGGCAATGGCGGAGACGATTCGCCGCAACGATATGAGAGACGGGTACATCCGCCTCGTCGTGTCGCGCGGTGCGGGCAACTTGGGTCTTGACCCTCGTCGCTGCCCGAAACCGACGGTACTGATTATTGTCGAACAGCTGGCGATCTATTCAGAAGAAGCGTATTTGAACGGTTTGCGAGCGGTTTCCGTGGCGCAGCGGAGAAACATTCCGGATGCGCTCAATCCGAAGATCAAGTCGCTGAACTATTTGAACAACATCCTCGTTAAGATCCAGTCCAACTTCGCCGGGGCTGATGAAGCCATTATGATGAACGCCCAAGGATATGTTACGGAGGGTTCGGGAGATAATATTTTCATCGTGAAAAATGGTGTCGTCACAACGCCGCCATGTTACCTGGGCGCACTAGAAGGCATTACGCGCCAGGCGATCATCGAGCTGTGCGGCAAGCTTGGCATTCCGCTCAAGGAAGAGCCTTTCAGCATGCATGATGTGTATATCGCCGACGAGGTATTTTTCACAGGTACGGCTGCCGAGGTGATCGCCGCACGCGAGATTGACGGGCGTACCATCGGCAAGGGGCAAGCGGGGCCGATTACGCTTCAATTGCTTGAAGAGTTCCGGAAAATCGTTGAGATTGACGGGTATAAAGTTTGGGAATCCTAA
- the ruvB gene encoding Holliday junction branch migration DNA helicase RuvB codes for MDDRIITANLMMEDQAVELSLRPRYLAEYIGQNQVKENLKIYIEAAKMRKEALDHVLLYGPPGLGKTTLANIIANELGVNLRTTTGPAIERPGDLAALLTNLQEGDVLFIDEIHRLHRTVEEVMYPAMEDFALDIMIGKGPSARSVRLDLPPFTLIGATTRAGLLSAPLRDRFGVVSRLEFYTVDELSYIVSRGADILGIEILGDAAEEIALRSRGTPRIANRLLKRVRDFAQVRGDGMITTDIAKEALRMLQIDPMGLDLIDHKMLHAMIKSFRGGPVGLDTIAATIGEESQTIEDVYEPYLLQIGFLQRTPRGRVVTPNAYHHLGIPVPEDRR; via the coding sequence ATGGACGATCGAATTATTACTGCGAATTTAATGATGGAGGACCAGGCGGTAGAGCTCAGCCTGCGTCCCCGGTATTTGGCCGAATATATCGGACAAAATCAAGTGAAAGAGAACTTGAAAATCTATATCGAGGCAGCGAAGATGCGCAAGGAAGCGCTGGACCATGTGCTGCTGTACGGTCCCCCGGGACTGGGGAAAACGACCCTTGCGAACATTATCGCCAATGAGCTTGGCGTAAATCTGCGTACGACCACGGGTCCCGCCATCGAGCGTCCCGGCGATCTGGCTGCCCTTCTTACGAATCTGCAGGAGGGCGATGTTCTTTTTATCGATGAAATCCATCGGTTGCATCGGACGGTTGAGGAGGTCATGTATCCGGCAATGGAGGATTTTGCGCTGGACATCATGATCGGCAAAGGGCCGAGCGCACGATCGGTCCGGCTGGATCTGCCGCCGTTCACGCTCATAGGCGCCACGACGAGAGCGGGCTTGCTCTCCGCCCCGCTGCGCGATCGCTTCGGGGTTGTCAGCCGCCTGGAGTTTTATACGGTGGATGAGCTGAGTTATATCGTGTCCCGCGGCGCGGACATTTTGGGCATCGAAATTTTAGGGGATGCCGCAGAGGAAATTGCCCTTCGTTCGCGGGGGACGCCGCGGATTGCAAACCGGCTGCTTAAGCGCGTCCGCGATTTCGCGCAGGTCCGGGGCGACGGGATGATTACGACCGACATTGCAAAGGAAGCGCTGAGAATGCTCCAGATCGACCCGATGGGGCTTGATCTCATCGATCACAAAATGCTTCATGCCATGATCAAGAGCTTCCGCGGCGGACCGGTCGGTCTGGATACGATCGCGGCCACGATTGGCGAAGAGAGCCAGACCATCGAGGATGTGTACGAGCCGTACCTGCTGCAGATCGGGTTCTTGCAGCGCACACCGCGCGGGCGGGTCGTGACACCGAATGCATACCATCATTTAGGCATTCCGGTTCCGGAGGACCGCCGATAG
- a CDS encoding ACT domain-containing protein: MKERYYLVREDILPEAVVKTMQVKKLLASGDVKTVHEAVEQVGLSRSAFYKYKDGIHPINQLERDEIVTISIDMEHRSGMLSEVLGLVAGEGGNVLTIHQSIPLQGIANVVISVEVSRLIEELDDLLDGLRRITGVRKVQMIGQG; encoded by the coding sequence GTGAAGGAACGCTATTATTTGGTCCGGGAAGACATCCTTCCCGAAGCTGTGGTCAAAACCATGCAGGTGAAGAAGCTGCTGGCCTCCGGCGACGTCAAGACGGTCCACGAAGCTGTTGAGCAGGTAGGGCTTAGCCGCAGCGCCTTTTATAAGTATAAGGACGGCATCCATCCGATCAATCAGCTGGAGCGGGATGAAATTGTCACCATATCGATTGATATGGAGCACCGTTCGGGCATGCTGTCAGAGGTGCTTGGATTGGTTGCCGGTGAAGGCGGCAATGTGCTGACCATCCATCAGAGCATTCCTTTGCAAGGGATCGCGAACGTGGTGATCTCCGTTGAGGTTTCCCGCTTGATTGAAGAGCTCGACGATTTGTTGGACGGTCTGCGCCGCATCACCGGCGTACGAAAAGTACAGATGATCGGGCAAGGATAA
- a CDS encoding homoserine dehydrogenase has product MKPVKIGLLGLGTVGTGVVRIVEGHQEDLSSQVGSPIVIERIAVKHMEKYRSVSVDQSKLTEDPWEVIRDPEIDVIVEVMGGIEQTKTYILEALDRGKHIVTANKDLMALHGAEILAKAQEKQCDVFYEASVAGGIPIIRTLIEGFSSDRIMKIMGIVNGTTNYILTKMSQEGASFEDVLAEAQALGYAEADPTSDVEGLDAARKMAILGTLGFRTNVELQDVSVKGISQVTKEDISYAKRLGYEMKLLGIAERQDDEVSISVQPTMVRTGHPIAAVNGVFNAVYVYGEAVGETMFYGAGAGEMPTATSVVADLVAIIKNLKLGVNGLKAIVPYKPKKLKTDEQISYKNFILLHVDDKAGVLAQITQVFAQHDVSLESVVQQPNDQNPDAEIIIVTHHASKANMDKVLNHFEGLEVIRRIKSVYRVEG; this is encoded by the coding sequence ATGAAGCCGGTGAAGATAGGACTTTTAGGATTGGGAACAGTAGGAACTGGGGTTGTAAGAATTGTGGAAGGTCATCAGGAGGATCTGAGCAGCCAGGTCGGATCGCCGATCGTGATCGAACGGATCGCGGTAAAGCATATGGAGAAATACCGCAGCGTTAGTGTGGATCAAAGCAAGCTGACGGAGGATCCATGGGAAGTGATCCGGGATCCGGAAATCGATGTTATTGTGGAAGTTATGGGCGGCATCGAACAGACGAAGACGTACATTTTGGAAGCGCTGGACCGGGGCAAGCATATCGTGACGGCGAACAAGGATTTGATGGCTCTGCACGGCGCTGAGATTTTGGCAAAAGCGCAAGAGAAGCAGTGCGATGTATTCTATGAGGCAAGCGTAGCCGGCGGTATTCCGATTATCCGGACGCTGATCGAGGGCTTCTCATCGGACCGCATTATGAAGATTATGGGGATCGTGAACGGCACGACCAATTATATTTTGACGAAAATGAGCCAGGAGGGCGCATCCTTCGAGGACGTGCTGGCTGAAGCGCAGGCGCTCGGCTATGCGGAGGCGGACCCGACCTCTGACGTGGAGGGCCTGGACGCTGCGCGCAAGATGGCGATTCTCGGAACGCTCGGTTTCCGGACGAATGTCGAGCTGCAGGATGTATCGGTCAAGGGAATCTCTCAAGTAACCAAAGAAGACATTTCGTACGCCAAACGTCTGGGCTATGAGATGAAGCTGCTCGGCATCGCCGAGCGTCAGGACGACGAGGTCAGCATCAGCGTGCAGCCGACCATGGTACGCACGGGACATCCCATCGCAGCCGTTAACGGTGTATTCAACGCCGTCTACGTGTATGGGGAAGCTGTAGGGGAGACAATGTTCTATGGTGCCGGTGCCGGCGAGATGCCGACGGCGACCTCCGTTGTCGCGGATCTGGTAGCCATAATCAAAAACTTGAAGCTCGGCGTGAACGGTCTGAAAGCGATCGTCCCGTATAAACCGAAGAAGCTCAAGACGGACGAGCAGATTTCGTATAAAAACTTTATCCTGCTGCATGTCGATGATAAAGCGGGGGTTCTCGCCCAAATCACGCAAGTGTTCGCGCAGCATGACGTGAGCCTGGAATCAGTTGTTCAGCAGCCGAATGACCAGAATCCGGATGCAGAGATCATCATCGTTACGCACCATGCAAGCAAGGCCAATATGGATAAGGTGCTGAATCATTTCGAAGGCCTGGAGGTTATCCGGCGGATCAAGAGCGTATACCGGGTTGAAGGCTAG